The DNA window TTGGCAGCATTGAAAATCTCGACGAATTATTTGCTTCATCAGAATTGTTAAAGGATCATGAATTCATCATTGCAGAAGCTGCAAATAACGCTAAATATCTACTTGGTGAAAAAGAAGAAATAATAATTTCTAAAATGAGAAATACTGGCTCTACAGCTTGGTCTAATCTTCAAAATATGATTACTTCAACTCTTCTAGTTGATATAGAGCTAAATGGCGAGAAAAGACAGCTTCCATTGCCAGCAATTAGAAACCTAGCTTTCGAAAAAAATCCTGTAACAAGAAAAACGGCTTATTATGCAGAGCTAGAATCCTATAAAAAAATAGAAGAATCATCTGCAGCATGTCTAAATGGAATAAAGGGTGAAGTAATAACTACATCAGGACTTAGAGGATACACTTCTCCTTTAGAAGAAACTCTATTTAAATCAAGAATGGATAAGGAAACTCTCGATGCTATGCTTTCCGCTATGAAAGAAAGCTTACCTGCCTTCCGTAAATACTTTAGAAAGAAAGCTGAACTTCTAGGACATTCTAATGGTCTTCCTTTCTATGATATGTTTGCACCAATGGGCGAAGTAAATATTACATTTACATATGAAGAAGCAAAAAATTATATTGTTAAGAATTTCAAAAGCTTTAGTGACGAGCTTGCAGATTTTGCAGACAATGCATTTGAAAAAAATTGGATTGACGCAGAACCAAGAGAAGGAAAACGTGGTGGAGCTTTTTGTTCTAATCTTCGTTCAATACAAGAAAGTCGTATAATGGCTAACTTCAATGGAAGCTTTAGCAATATGACTACTTTGGCTCATGAGCTAGGCCATGGATATCATGGACATTGCTTAAAAAATGAATCTATTTTAAACTGCAGCTATCCAATGCCCTTAGCTGAAACTGCTTCTATTTTCTGTGAAACAATCGTCGTGAATGCTGCATTAAAAGAAGCTTCTCAAGAAGAAGCCTTTGGAATTCTAGAATCATCTATTTCAGATGCTGGGCAGGTTATTGTAGATATATTAAGCCGTTATATATTTGAAACTAATCTATTTGAAAAGAGAAGAGACAGTGCTTTATCCGTTAAAGAATTAAAGGAATTGATGATAAATGCACAAAAAGAGGCCTATGGTGATGGGTTAGATCATGGCTATTTACATCCTTATATGTGGATTAATAAGACACATTATTATTCTGCGGGGAGAAACTTCTACAACTTCCCATATGCATTTGGTCTTTTATTTGCTAAGGGAATTTACGCAGAATATCTAAAACGTGGCAATGATTTCGTACCTGAATATAATAAGCTTCTAGTTGCTACTGGAAGAAATAGTATTGCTGATGTAACTAAGATGATAGGTATAGATGTTCACTCTATAGATTTCTGGAGAAGCTCCTTGAAGCTTGTTGAACAGGATATTGAAAGATTTATTGAACTTGCAGATGCGATAAAGTAGTTAATATGATAAGGTAAATAAAACACCGTTAGCAAATTTCAAACTACTGAAAATGCCAGTACGTCATTCTGAGGCAAAGCCGAAGAATCTCGTACTTTAAGTTTTATAGAGATCCTTCGCTTACGCTCAGAATGACAGAAAATAGCTTTTTCAGCAGTCTTCGTTATAACGGTGTTTCTTATTTAACTATTCTATTCCTGCTATACTTACATTTAGCAGCTTAATTGACTTTGGTCCACTAAAATTATTTATTTTTTGAATTTCCTTTGATAAATACATTTCTTTATGAACCTCATTTATATTACCTGAGATGGAGCCTCCTGTTACTGGCACTGTTTTTTCTCCATCATTGTACCAGCCTAATCTTATTTCTCCTGCAAAATCACCCGTCAATGTATCCATTTGAAAATCAGAAAATACTTCAAGTTCTAGATATGCTCCTTCTTTAATCTCTTTTAAAGTCTTAGTTCCACCCTCTACTACAATATTTCTTATATTGCCAGTAGGCTTGATATCTAAATAATGAGAAAACCTTGTGCTTCCCCAATATCTTTTTAAGATACCATCTTCGTATAATGAAACTCTTGCCAGTCTAAGACCATCCTCATCATAAGGAGCTGATTGTGTAGAGTTGTCTAGATAAGGGTCAAGAGCAATGTTGACTTTATCTCCTCTTACATCATCGCCCTGTATATTTTTATCTAGCTTAGCAGTTGAGGTCTGATCATAAACCGAACGTGCTCCTGCTTGAACATAATAGTAGGCAAAGAACTCTTTTACTGGCTCACCTGATAATATTACTGGTATATTTTTGAGTACAGGTGTAGGTTTTGCAATTGCCTTATCTCTACATATTTTTAACATCTCATCTACTGATTCAACTATTAATTTCTCGTCATAGTCTGAAAAGACAATATCCTTATATAGTTCTACTTCTTCGCCTTCTTTTTCTTCCTGCCAATTTGTAATGAACTCAAGCTCTCCTCTATAGGTTTCGTATGAAGCATCCACTCCATTAGAGTTTAGTATCCTTGTGCTTACCTTGTCTAGGAAAAGCTCTGTTGAATTAATCCAACCCTTATCATATTTATCAGCTATAAAAATTTCATCTGTAAGCTTAGGCGTCCAATTGGACATAGAATCCTTCGAAAACCTATTTTCCATTATAGGTCTAATCTCTACTTTAGGCTCAACTAATGGATAGTATTCATTTTTTACAAAGCTTGAAGCATATAATGCGCTGGTTATGGAACTCTCTATGTCTTCTTTACTCATAGTGGGATGTATTGCAGTTGTAGAAGATCCTCTATATTTTTTGCCATCTTCTTCAAAGTCCTTATAAACAGTGACTTTTATATGATGTACATCCTTAGCCCTATTCATATCAAGCTCTTTTTTTATGAAGAACAGTTCCTTTGACTCAATTCTTCTCTCATTGATTTTCCATCCATCTATTCCGTTAATATTTGATAATATTTCTTTTATTTTCTCTATCATTATCCCAACCTCACTCTTGCTTTAATATATGGTCCTCCATCAGCTGCTTTTACCCATTCCTTGTAGCCCTTTCCACAAGCTCCTGAACCAAATATCTCCACTTCCTCGGATACCATAGAGATGGATTTTAAAACATCTGGCACATAGCCAGTCACAATAACAGGAGACATAATATTTCCTGTAAGCTTTCCATCTTTTATTTCTTTTGCTACAAGGATCATGCATTGTATTCCCCAATTCTTAGGATCTTCCATACCACTTAGGACAACATCAAGAAGATATCCTTCTTTTATTGAAGCAATCATATCTTCAAGCTTGTTATTGCCTCCCGCAAAGAAAGTATTAGTCATTCTAGCATAGGCTTTTCTCTCAAAGGATTCTCTTTTCCCATTACC is part of the Proteiniborus sp. MB09-C3 genome and encodes:
- a CDS encoding M3 family oligoendopeptidase, which translates into the protein MDMRWSLNELYNSFESEEFKRDMEKLYNQIDNLKEWTEANFNSKENAVKKTEEYIKRLSEFVTLFSKLASFASLTASVDAKNEQALKISDRLSIKYSELTKAFVSYQKWIGSIENLDELFASSELLKDHEFIIAEAANNAKYLLGEKEEIIISKMRNTGSTAWSNLQNMITSTLLVDIELNGEKRQLPLPAIRNLAFEKNPVTRKTAYYAELESYKKIEESSAACLNGIKGEVITTSGLRGYTSPLEETLFKSRMDKETLDAMLSAMKESLPAFRKYFRKKAELLGHSNGLPFYDMFAPMGEVNITFTYEEAKNYIVKNFKSFSDELADFADNAFEKNWIDAEPREGKRGGAFCSNLRSIQESRIMANFNGSFSNMTTLAHELGHGYHGHCLKNESILNCSYPMPLAETASIFCETIVVNAALKEASQEEAFGILESSISDAGQVIVDILSRYIFETNLFEKRRDSALSVKELKELMINAQKEAYGDGLDHGYLHPYMWINKTHYYSAGRNFYNFPYAFGLLFAKGIYAEYLKRGNDFVPEYNKLLVATGRNSIADVTKMIGIDVHSIDFWRSSLKLVEQDIERFIELADAIK
- a CDS encoding metallopeptidase TldD-related protein yields the protein MIEKIKEILSNINGIDGWKINERRIESKELFFIKKELDMNRAKDVHHIKVTVYKDFEEDGKKYRGSSTTAIHPTMSKEDIESSITSALYASSFVKNEYYPLVEPKVEIRPIMENRFSKDSMSNWTPKLTDEIFIADKYDKGWINSTELFLDKVSTRILNSNGVDASYETYRGELEFITNWQEEKEGEEVELYKDIVFSDYDEKLIVESVDEMLKICRDKAIAKPTPVLKNIPVILSGEPVKEFFAYYYVQAGARSVYDQTSTAKLDKNIQGDDVRGDKVNIALDPYLDNSTQSAPYDEDGLRLARVSLYEDGILKRYWGSTRFSHYLDIKPTGNIRNIVVEGGTKTLKEIKEGAYLELEVFSDFQMDTLTGDFAGEIRLGWYNDGEKTVPVTGGSISGNINEVHKEMYLSKEIQKINNFSGPKSIKLLNVSIAGIE